The Mustela nigripes isolate SB6536 chromosome 4, MUSNIG.SB6536, whole genome shotgun sequence genome includes a window with the following:
- the SYCE1 gene encoding synaptonemal complex central element protein 1 yields MSMSLVLLSAEPNKKAKKKASEELGEARAVWEALQREMDSLTGEKVHLKEILNKKQETLRILRLHCQEKESEAQRKQTVLQECKERISALNSRIEEEKNKQRQLRLDFEEQLEDLMGQHKDLWKFHRPEQMAQEIGTLDSSKEQLLKEEKLVEAKLEDVKHRLCSQFGADGCSAIAEGLFLRSQEAAAAVHLFEEENRKAQELLEASARHHEQLQQKCRQLQQRRQRLKEELEKLGMQIPARGQSKQEEGAGPGEPVSPRIRWQGAEIAHERNRAQESKEGEPQSPQRKRPRAAHQARSCALLGKEDSPCPGACSMNFKK; encoded by the exons ATGTCCATGAGCCTGGTGCTGCTCTCAGCTGAGCCCAACAAGAAAG CAAAAAAGAAGGCCAGTGAAGAGCTGGGAGAGGCCCGGGCTGTTTGGGAAGCCCTGCAGAGGGAAATGGACTCAT TGACTGGAGAGAAAGTACACCTGAAAGAGATCTTGAACAAAAAGCAAG AGACCCTAAGGATCCTCAGGCTCCACTGCCAGGAGaaggaaagtgaggcacagag GAAGCAGACCGTGCTGCAGGAGTGCAAGGAGCGAATTTCTGCCCTGAATTCCCGGATtgaggaagagaagaacaaaCAGAGGCAACTGAG GCTGGATTTTGAGGAGCAGCTGGAGGATCTGATGGGCCAGCACAAGGACCTCTGGAAGTTCCAT AGGCCAGAGCAGATGGCCCAGGAGATAGGCACCCTGGACAGCAGCAAGGAGCAACTGCTCAAAGAAG AGAAGCTTGTGGAGGCGAAGCTGGAGGACGTGAAGCATCGCCTGTGCTCCCAGTTTGGGGCTGATGGCTGCTCGGCCATTGCTGAAGGGCTCTTTCTCCGCAGCCAGGAAGCAGCAGCTGCAGT GCATCTGTTTGAGGAGGAGAACAGGAAGGCCCAGGAGCTCCTGGAGGCCTCGGCACGGCACCACGAGCAGCTGCAGCAGAAGTGCCGGCAGCTgcagcagaggaggcagag GCTTAAGGAGGAGCTGGAAAAGCTTGGGATGCAGATCCCTGCTCGAGGCCAAAGCAAACAAGAGGAAGGGGCTGGCCCAGGAGAACCTGTGAGTCCTAGAATTAGGTGGCAGGGAGCAGAGATAGCTCACGAAAGGAACAGGGCACAGGAAAGCAAGGAAGGGGAACCACAGAGTCCTCAGAGGA AAAGACCCAGAGCTGCCCACCAAGCAAGGTCCTGTGCCCTCCTAGGCAAGGAGGACTCTCCCTGCCCTGGAGCATGTTCCATGAACTTCAAGAAATAA
- the LOC132016518 gene encoding zinc finger protein 182-like, which translates to MKPEEFDVCQNMFLPGEPDEMRGGEKPKDCNRGQFQQEITPYLAFKNSGEKTFECDICGKTFHAKSNLHKHQKMHTGEKPYQCSKCEETFISKTALTVHWRTHTGEKPYACIECKKTFCRKSHLTVHQRTRMGEEPYECYECGRSFSVKTKLTVHLRAHTGEKSYECHGCRKSFYQKSALTVHRRSHNRETHHECSDCGKTFCQKSVLTAHWRTHTGERPYECPECGKSFGHRPALTVIRELIQEIDLINVTSVGDLSV; encoded by the exons ATGAAGCCAGAGGAGTTTGATGTGTGTCAGAACATGTTTCTCCCTGGTGAGCCGGATGAGATGCGTGGTGGAGAGAAGCCCAAGGACTGTAAT AGGGGACAATTTCAGCAAGAAATTACACCTTACTTGGCTTTCAAGAACTCAGGAGAGAAAACTTTTGAATGTGACATATGTGGCAAAACTTTCCACGCAAAGTCTAATCTCCATAAACATCAGAAAATGCACACAGGGGAGAAACCCTATCAATGTAGTAAGTGTGAGGAAACCTTTATCAGTAAAACAGCTCTTACAGTACATTGGAGAACTCATACAGGGGAGAAACCCTACGCATGTATCGAGTGTAAGAAAACTTTCTGCCGTAAGTCTCACCTAACTGTTCATCAGAGAACCCGCATGGGAGAAGAACCATATGAGTGTTACGAATGTGGGAGATCTTTCTCTGTGAAAACCAAACTCACTGTGCATCTGAGAGCACACACAGGGGAGAAGTCCTATGAATGCCACGGGTGTAGGAAATCCTTTTACCAGAAGTCAGCCCTCACTGTACATCGAAGGAGTCACAATAGAGAGACACATCATGAATGCAGTGATTGTGGTAAAACCTTCTGTCAGAAGTCCGTTCTCACTGCGCATTGgagaactcacacaggagagaGACCTTATGAATGTCCAGAATGTGGGAAATCCTTTGGCCATCGCCCAGCTCTTACCGTCATCAGAGAACTCATACAAGAGATAGACCTTATAAATGTAACGAGTGTGGGAGATCTTTCTGTGTAA